Proteins encoded by one window of Cupriavidus sp. EM10:
- the cysS gene encoding cysteine--tRNA ligase codes for MQQLNIYNTLAREKQPFVPIEPGKVRMYVCGMTVYDYCHVGHARVMVVFDMVHRWLRAAGYDVTYVQNITDIDDKIIRRAAENGETIGQLTTRFIQYMHEDAAALGVIRPDYEPRATEFVPQMLNIIEKLEAKGLAYQAADGDVNYSVRKFPGYGKLSGKSLEDLRAGERVSANDAKQDPLDFVLWKSAKETEPPESKWDSKWGSGRPGWHIECSAMSCTLLGEHFDIHGGGADLQFPHHENEIAQSEGASGKPFVNMWMHNGFVRINDEKMSKSLGNFFTIREVLKQYDPEVVRFFILRAHYRSPLNYSDAHLDDARHALTRLYTALKETQPGGCAVDWAEPQARRFADAMNDDFNTPIAMSVLFDLASEVNRTGSVQAAHQLKALAGTLGLLERDPHTFLQGGAAADGLSAEQIDAQIAARRTAKAERNFAEADRIRADLLAAGVVLEDKPGGATEWRRA; via the coding sequence ATGCAGCAACTGAACATCTACAACACGCTTGCGCGTGAAAAGCAGCCTTTCGTGCCTATCGAACCCGGCAAGGTCCGCATGTACGTGTGCGGGATGACCGTGTACGACTACTGCCACGTGGGTCATGCGCGCGTGATGGTGGTGTTCGACATGGTGCACCGCTGGCTGCGCGCCGCGGGCTACGATGTGACGTACGTGCAGAACATCACCGATATTGACGACAAGATCATCCGTCGCGCCGCCGAGAATGGCGAGACCATCGGCCAGCTGACCACGCGCTTCATCCAGTACATGCACGAGGACGCCGCCGCGCTGGGCGTGATCCGTCCCGATTATGAGCCGCGCGCCACGGAATTCGTGCCGCAGATGCTCAATATCATCGAGAAGCTCGAGGCCAAGGGCCTGGCCTACCAGGCGGCCGATGGCGATGTGAACTACTCGGTGCGCAAGTTCCCGGGCTACGGCAAGCTGTCCGGTAAGTCGCTGGAGGACCTGCGCGCCGGCGAGCGCGTCAGCGCCAATGACGCCAAGCAGGACCCGCTGGACTTCGTGCTGTGGAAGTCGGCCAAGGAAACCGAGCCGCCCGAGAGCAAGTGGGATTCGAAGTGGGGCTCTGGCCGGCCGGGCTGGCACATTGAATGCTCCGCCATGAGCTGCACGCTGCTGGGCGAGCACTTCGACATCCACGGCGGTGGGGCCGACCTGCAGTTCCCGCACCACGAGAACGAGATTGCCCAGTCGGAAGGCGCCAGCGGCAAGCCGTTCGTCAATATGTGGATGCACAACGGCTTCGTGCGTATCAATGACGAGAAGATGTCGAAATCGCTTGGCAATTTCTTCACCATCCGCGAAGTCCTGAAGCAGTACGACCCCGAGGTCGTGCGCTTCTTCATCCTGCGCGCGCACTACCGCAGCCCGCTGAACTACAGCGACGCCCACCTGGACGACGCCCGGCATGCCCTGACGCGCCTGTACACGGCGCTCAAGGAAACGCAGCCCGGCGGTTGCGCCGTGGACTGGGCCGAGCCGCAGGCCCGGCGCTTTGCCGACGCAATGAATGACGATTTCAACACGCCGATCGCCATGTCGGTGCTGTTCGACCTGGCCAGCGAAGTCAACCGTACCGGTTCGGTCCAGGCTGCCCACCAGCTCAAGGCGCTGGCCGGCACGCTGGGCCTGCTGGAGCGCGATCCCCATACCTTCCTGCAGGGTGGCGCGGCGGCCGATGGCCTGAGCGCCGAGCAGATCGACGCACAGATCGCCGCACGCCGCACGGCCAAGGCCGAGCGCAACTTCGCTGAAGCCGACCGCATTCGCGCGGATCTGCTGGCGGCCGGCGTGGTGCTGGAAGACAAGCCAGGCGGTGCCACCGAGTGGAGGCGTGCTTGA
- a CDS encoding DNA-3-methyladenine glycosylase, which produces MEACLNAAVRKPKSAAVAPKPAGKTAARQAPKVSAKVPARDAAKAPATARAGGKARKPELPEAQAVPLPVETVVDAVRPAYWDEACADLMKRDRILRKMIPTYGPAHLVSRGDPFITLARSIVGQQISVKAAQSVWERLVTLCPRVTPAQCLKAGTDQLAGCGLSKRKAEYITDLAEHFKAGTVHVKEWAGMDDEAVIAELTQIRGIGRWTAEMFLMFNLMRPNVLPLDDVGLINAISTNYFSGEPVTRSEAREVAANWEPWRTVATWYMWRSLDPLPVTY; this is translated from the coding sequence GTGGAGGCGTGCTTGAACGCTGCCGTGCGCAAGCCAAAGTCCGCTGCCGTGGCGCCGAAGCCTGCCGGCAAGACTGCGGCAAGGCAGGCGCCCAAGGTGTCGGCGAAGGTGCCGGCCAGGGACGCGGCCAAGGCGCCCGCGACGGCCAGGGCCGGCGGCAAGGCGCGCAAGCCCGAGTTGCCCGAGGCGCAGGCCGTTCCGTTGCCGGTGGAGACCGTGGTCGACGCGGTGCGTCCGGCCTACTGGGACGAAGCCTGCGCTGACCTGATGAAGCGCGACCGCATCCTGCGCAAGATGATCCCGACGTACGGCCCCGCGCACCTGGTGTCGCGCGGCGATCCGTTCATCACGCTGGCGCGGTCGATCGTCGGCCAGCAGATTTCCGTCAAGGCCGCCCAGTCGGTGTGGGAGCGCCTGGTGACGCTGTGCCCGCGCGTGACCCCGGCCCAGTGCCTGAAGGCGGGTACCGACCAGCTGGCGGGTTGCGGTCTGTCCAAGCGCAAGGCGGAGTACATCACCGACCTGGCGGAGCATTTCAAGGCCGGCACGGTCCATGTCAAGGAATGGGCCGGCATGGACGACGAGGCGGTGATCGCCGAACTGACGCAGATCCGGGGGATCGGCCGCTGGACGGCAGAGATGTTCCTGATGTTCAATCTGATGCGGCCAAACGTGCTGCCGCTCGATGACGTTGGCCTGATCAACGCGATCTCGACCAACTATTTCAGTGGCGAACCCGTTACTCGCAGCGAGGCGCGCGAGGTGGCGGCCAACTGGGAGCCCTGGCGTACCGTGGCCACCTGGTATATGTGGCGCAGTCTGGACCCGCTGCCAGTGACGTATTAG
- a CDS encoding acetyl-CoA carboxylase carboxyltransferase subunit alpha codes for MKTTFLDFEQPIAELEAKIEELRFVQDDSAVDISEEISRLAGKSQQLTKDIYANLTPWQVAQIARHPQRPYTLDYVREIFTDFHELHGDRAFADDLSIVGGLARFNGQACMVIGHQKGRDTKERALRNFGMSKPEGYRKAKRLMELADKFGLPIFTFVDTPGAFPGIDAEERGQSEAIGHNLYVMAGLKVPLIATIIGEGGSGGALAIAVGDVVQMLQFATYAVISPEGCASILWKTAEKAPEAAEALGLTAHRLKALGLIDKIISEPLGGAHRDPKGMATMLKRTLAESLRQFQGMSVKELQARRHERLMAYGKFKETGAQE; via the coding sequence ATGAAAACCACCTTCCTGGATTTCGAGCAGCCGATTGCCGAGCTCGAGGCAAAGATCGAAGAACTGCGTTTTGTGCAGGACGATTCGGCTGTCGATATTTCCGAAGAGATTTCGCGGCTGGCCGGCAAGAGCCAGCAGCTGACCAAGGATATCTATGCCAACCTGACCCCGTGGCAGGTTGCGCAGATCGCGCGTCACCCCCAACGTCCCTATACGCTGGACTACGTGCGCGAGATCTTCACCGACTTCCATGAATTGCACGGCGACCGTGCCTTTGCCGACGATCTGTCGATCGTGGGCGGGCTGGCGCGCTTCAACGGCCAGGCCTGCATGGTCATCGGCCACCAGAAGGGCCGCGACACGAAGGAACGCGCGCTGCGCAACTTCGGCATGTCCAAGCCCGAGGGCTACCGCAAGGCCAAGCGCCTGATGGAACTGGCCGACAAGTTCGGCCTGCCGATCTTCACGTTTGTCGACACCCCGGGCGCGTTCCCGGGCATCGACGCCGAAGAGCGCGGCCAGTCGGAAGCCATTGGCCACAACCTCTATGTGATGGCCGGCCTGAAGGTGCCCCTGATTGCCACGATCATCGGCGAGGGCGGTTCGGGCGGCGCCCTGGCGATTGCCGTGGGCGACGTCGTGCAGATGCTGCAGTTCGCCACGTACGCGGTGATTTCGCCGGAAGGCTGCGCGTCGATCCTGTGGAAAACCGCCGAGAAGGCGCCGGAAGCCGCCGAGGCGCTGGGCCTGACCGCGCACCGCCTGAAGGCACTGGGCCTGATCGACAAGATCATCAGCGAGCCGCTGGGCGGCGCGCATCGGGATCCGAAGGGCATGGCGACGATGCTGAAGCGCACGCTGGCCGAATCGCTGCGCCAGTTCCAGGGCATGAGCGTCAAGGAACTGCAGGCCCGTCGCCACGAGCGCCTGATGGCCTATGGCAAATTCAAGGAAACCGGCGCCCAGGAGTGA